From one Rhodamnia argentea isolate NSW1041297 chromosome 1, ASM2092103v1, whole genome shotgun sequence genomic stretch:
- the LOC115751806 gene encoding protein SRC2-like, with protein sequence MERRNLDLTVISARDLKDVNLISKMDVYVVVSLDGDPRGPQRSKSPVDRDGGRNPAWNFPVKLYVDEASAQQNRLTLHFKLRCVRALGDKDVGEVVVPVKELLDSSAAAGGKASSATSQPSTVTYQVRKPSGKPKGELHFSYKFSDKLTADVPAAGHSAAPKADAAVTAYPVQAGPSGSYGAGYPPPPPDVYPPPPPPGYAYPPPPPPQYGAYGYPPPPPAGYGYAQPPPPGYGYYPNQQAQQAPKKNKMGLGLGAGLAGGLLGGLLIGDMVSDAGSYDAGYDAGFDDAGGF encoded by the coding sequence ATGGAGCGCAGAAACTTGGATCTGACCGTCATCTCCGCCAGGGACCTCAAGGACGTGAACCTTATCTCCAAGATGGACGTCTACGTCGTCGTCTCCCTCGACGGCGACCCCCGCGGCCCCCAGAGGTCCAAGTCCCCCGTAGACCGCGACGGCGGCCGCAACCCCGCCTGGAACTTCCCCGTCAAGCTCTACGTCGACGAGGCCTCCGCCCAGCAGAACCGCCTCACCCTCCACTTCAAGCTCCGCTGCGTCCGCGCCCTCGGCGACAAGGACGTCGGCGAGGTCGTCGTCCCCGTCAAGGAGCTCCTCGactcctccgccgccgcagGCGGCAAGGCGTCCTCGGCGACGTCGCAGCCGTCGACGGTCACCTACCAGGTGCGGAAGCCGTCCGGGAAGCCCAAGGGGGAGCTCCACTTCTCCTACAAGTTCAGCGACAAGCTGACTGCTGACGTTCCGGCCGCCGGCCATTCGGCCGCCCCCAAGGCTGACGCGGCGGTCACGGCTTACCCGGTCCAGGCCGGCCCGAGCGGGTCCTACGGAGCAGGTTACCCGCCTCCCCCGCCCGACGTGTACCCGCCCCCGCCACCCCCTGGATATGCATAcccacctccgccgccgccccaGTACGGTGCTTATGGGTATCCTCCGCCGCCCCCGGCAGGCTACGGGTACGCGCAGCCTCCGCCGCCGGGCTACGGGTACTACCCGAACCAGCAGGCGCAACAGGCTCCGAAGAAGAACAAGATGGGGTTGGGATTAGGGGCCGGATTGGCGGGAGGGCTGCTCGGCGGGCTGCTGATCGGCGACATGGTGTCCGACGCGGGGTCCTACGACGCTGGGTACGACGCCGGATTTGACGATGCGGGTGGATTTTGA
- the LOC115751783 gene encoding flowering-promoting factor 1-like protein 3 yields MSGVWIFKNGVVRLVENPGANPSSGSNSRRKVLVHSPSNEVITSYADLERKLVPLGWERYYNDPDLLQFHKSATVHLISLPKDFNKFKSVHMYDIVVKNRNIFEVRDA; encoded by the coding sequence ATGTCTGGCGTTTGGATCTTCAAGAACGGCGTTGTCCGCTTGGTCGAGAACCCCGGCGCCAATCCTTCGTCGGGCTCGAACTCGAGGCGCAAAGTGTTGGTTCACTCACCATCGAATGAAGTGATAACATCGTATGCTGATCTTGAGAGGAAGCTGGTTCCGCTCGGGTGGGAAAGGTACTACAATGATCCAGATCTCCTTCAATTCCACAAGAGTGCCACGGTTCATTTGATATCCCTTCCCAAGGACTTCAACAAGTTCAAGTCCGTGCACATGTACGACATCGTCGTGAAGAACCGCAACATCTTCGAAGTTAGGGATGCATGA